The Salvelinus fontinalis isolate EN_2023a chromosome 7, ASM2944872v1, whole genome shotgun sequence genomic sequence ATAATGTTCAACGTCTTTGTATTGTCTTTGTAATGGAAGACTTGAAAGTTTACATCAAGCTGTTGGAATGTTCCGTTCTTCTCATTGCAATTCATTCTATTCCAGAATCTTATCTGGGTGACTCTAGCTAGAGTGAAATGTCATCCAGCTAGGTCACAGCCACAGTAAAACAAAAGACCTTGTGTCTGGCTActaggattttttttttgttcTCTGCAAGATGCCACTTGTTATACAGTAGCAAAGCTGTAGAGATATGAAGCCCGTTATAATGTCTGTGGCGTGATCCAAAGACGTACTCATAGTCACAACTAGAAAGAAACCAGGTTCAACACATTTTGATTCCTAAAATACAGTGCTACTTGAAGACAATGGCAGCGCCATTGGCATACGGCACACTATGGAGATCAGCGTCTCATTTCCAGAGGTGGCGGTAATTGGGTTTATTTTTCACGTCTCTTACAAAGGAGTGCCGGGTTGAAATCCTTGGACAACTGTCAGGCCCGTAGTGGTCACGCACAGTGAATGCACATCTACTCAGCCTTTAGCCCCATTTGTAACACTGTATTCTTTCTATTTGATCGTTAATATTGGACACATTTTATTTTGACTAAAACATCTCTGGAATATATAGATCACATATTCTTCCACTGTTCAGGATACGTccatttgtatttttaatacgtTTGACTGCGTTAGGAAAAGGTTTTGGGGAACTACACAGTCTGCTAAGAACACAACCTTGGCAGACATAAGCAGTCCACATTCATTGTCCACTATCACGCTCAATCACACTCCAGTCCAGACGGTGGCAGTAATACACTCAACATCTGGTTTGCACACTTCGGAACGAACAAAAAGGGGGTAATAAGAAGAACTCGGTAGCAGTGGCTGCGGTTCCGTGAAAGGACGTCTTTGTTTCGCGCAGAGGAATGGCTTCTCTTAATGTTGGGTCGACATACTCAAATTATACAGACTTTAATAATGCGGTCACCGCATTCGAAAATGAGAATTTTGTCCAGTTTTACCGCCGCGACGCAAGAACAATTGAAAAAGTCAAACGATTAAATCCAAGGCACCATTACAATCCTGAGTTGAAGTATGTGAACATACATCTGACTTGTATACACGGTGGCAGAAATTTCTTATCACATTCTAAAGGAGTGCGTCCGAAAACGAGGTAGCTAACTTCCATTTCTAGATGACTTTTTTTGCTTGTATCCATGGTCATGTAGCCTACATATCTGCTAGATCTGCTGACAGGGGCCACTGTTTTGCAGCCACCGTCCGTCATAATAAGAGTATTTCAATGTAATGTTTTCCAGGACAAGAGaacatattttttgttgttgtagtggggacagtataaaaaaaactgttttttaattAGAAATGTATTTCGTTTTACATTGTTCGAACAATGTTAAAGTAGGCTCGTTGTCTCTACAGTACCTGCAGGGTTGGATGCCCAGCTTTAATCAAAGTCAAAACtacagaggatggagagagattaGTTGTAAAGGAAATGGTCAAAATACACAACCATGAAGTCAGTGAGGTGAGTGGTCAACATAATGGGTTCAATTCCAGTTGGCAATACCATGATGCATTTTATAGTCTTCCTGTTATGATAAAATACAGTAGGACTATCACATAATAACAATTACTGGTTGATGGTTGTTCACACATCTATATAAAGGAATGTTCTTGTACAGGCTGCATTCAAGCACTACCCCAAGAGGAGACAACTATGTCCGGCTGAACGCGCCAAGTGTTCAGAATTGCTGACAAAGTACGATGGCAACAAAAGTTTGGTGATCGAAGAGCTCACCAAAGTAACTGGAAAAGTCATCCTACCGAAGGACATTCACAACATTGCAGCGACAATGAACTGTCCTCCAAAATGTGAGCGAAAGAAACAAGAGGTGACCAAAGGGATTCGAATGGTGATGGACACCGACACAAAGCTAAGAGAACAGGCAAGAAAAAGGCGGCCTGGATCTGGTTAGTATTTCTGACATAATACGGGCTATTATGTTAAGGACGGAGCATTGCCATTACGTTGCCACAACGTTGGGGATGTTACACCCTCACATACAGCGGCGTAGTGGTGGTGGTTTATTTTTTTACCTGACCTCGAACAACCACCCGAAAGTCTGGTGAGCTTACACTCCGGTTCGCTAGGTGGACTCCAGTGGTAATCCGCTTGGTAATAACAGGCTACAGTTGACCAACCTTTTGACCTGTGTATCCACCTACATGCGCAGGACATTGGTCCATGGGTTTCGTGTAGCACAGAACCATGAGAAATATAGTTATTTCTATGCACAGAACGTTAGCCCGGTCAATTCCAAAAATGCATTGAGAAGCCAGTTCCAACAGCAAAATGTATAGCTGGCAGGGTTACACATGGGGTTTCCATATAGGCAATATCAGATATTCTTTACGGCTGCTCGACTCAGCCTGATAACTTATGATTCAATTcctatactgtactgtgtgtcttcTCCATTCATTCCGATATCAAGGTGCATGACAAGGTGTAGCAGACATGCTTTAGTTTTTCAAAGAAGACACGTCCGCAGCGACAGTCAAACTATCGTCAAGCACAATCTTGCGGGTAAAGAAATTGTTGACAAACTTAGATTTTGGAGTGTAATGTCCCATTTTAATGTTACTGCTGTTTTGACTATGTCATTGAATGCACATCTAAGCGTTCAAGGATCCGAGGAGGTCCGAGAAGAAACTGGTGCTTGACGTGGACACGGGGGTGGATGACGCTCAGGCCATCATGATGGCTCTCGCAGCCCCCAACGTGGAGGTCCTGGGGATCACCTGCGTAAGCGGCAACACCTCCCTGGAAAACTCCTGCAGGAACACACTGCGCGTCCTCAAGGTCTGCCAGAGACTTGAGGTAGGCCTGGTGGAAAGACTGCTCACTTCGTTACGAATCAAATCGTTGTTTAATGATCATAAAATTTTGGTGGTAAGCTTATGCTCTATTATAGACTaatatcagtgtgtattatatcTGCTGTGTTGCGTTAGATCCCAGTGTTCAGTGGAGCTGCAGAGCCTCTGATGGGCCACCCCCTGTCGGCAGGCTCCTTCCACGGGCAGGATGGGCTGGGGGACGCCCCTGACCCAGATGCCCCGGGCCTGGAGCTGCTGCAGACAGAAGGGGCTGTGGAAGCCATCATCAGGCTGGTCAATGAGAACCCTGGAGAGGTCGGTACCAAAAGGTTAGGTTCCTAGGCTAAAACCAAACCCCAGCACCCCTAGATCTATAAGAAATGTCTTTGCATTGGGGCTTGGAATCCAAACAAGGTATTTTGGTATTTTACTAGGATCCCCATtaactgttgcaaaagcagcagctactcttcctggggtccacacaaaacatgaaacataatacagaatgacataatacagaccATCATtagtcaagaacagctcaaggacagaactacatacatttaaaaatggcacacttagcctacatatcaatgcatacacacaaactatctaggtcaaataggggagaggcgttgtgccacgAGGTGTCGCTTTATTTTTTCAatccaggtttgctgtttatttgagcaatatgagatggaaggaagttccatgcaataagggctcaatataatactgtacattttcttgaatttcttctggatttggggactatgagAAGACCcgtggtggcatgtctggtgggataagtgtgtgtgtgtgtgtgtgtgtgtgtgtgtgtgtgtgtgtgtgtgtgtgtgtgtgtgtcagagctgtgtgtaagttgactatggaaacaatttgggattttcaacacattttttcttaaaaagaagtgatgcagtcactcaactcttagccaagagagactggcatgcatagtatttatatcagccctctgattacaatgaagagcaaaacgtgccgctctgttctgggccatcTGCAGcataactaggtctttccttgcagcactggaccacacgactggacaataatcaagattagacaaaactatagcctgcaaaaaaaatgctttttggagtgtggtgtcaaaaaagcagagcatctctttattacggctagacctctccccatctttgcaATCATTGAATCTAtcattttgaccatgacagtttacaacctAAGGTAACTCCATCTCCTCAACTTGtttaacagccacaccattcattaccagattcagctgaggtctagcatttaatgaatgatttgtaccaaatacaatgctcttagtttgaGATGCTCAGGACCAGTTTATAACAAGAAAGTCTAGTGCTTCGTTGTCCCTTCATTGTAGATGGATTGACTCAGTGTTGTTTCTCTGTCTAGGTGTGCCTGGTAGCTATGGCCCCGTTGACCAACCTGGCCATTGCAGTGAAGATTGACCCCACCCTCCCTCAGAAACTCAAAGGTCTCTTCATCATGGGAGGCAACACTGACTGTAAGGGGTTTATGTCTATAATGCAATTTGCATAGGCCTAGTGACTTGTTATCAACATACTTTGTCATACAGTCaattgtggtcccgtgtggctcagttggtagagcatggcgcttgcaacgccagggttgtgggttcatttcccacggggggaccagggttcaattcccacgggggtaccaggatgaatatgtataaaCTTtctaatttgtaagtcgctctggataagagcgtctgctaaatgacttaaatgtaaatgacctGGTAGGATGTTATGAAATGATATAAATAATAATGACCTAATAATGTATTTGTTTCTTGGATATTGTTATTTGTGTTTGCAGCGAGGGGGAACACCACAGTGTGTGGAGAGTTCAACTTTGCTGCCGACCCGGAGGCTGCTTACATCGTCCTGAACCGCTTCTTCTGTCCAACCTACATCGCTACCTGGGAGTTCTGCTGTGAGAACAAGCTACCATGGGTAAGACCACAGGTTCTGGTCATCTACCTATACAGACTAAATAAAGGCTCACACACTACCAGGCTATTTGTAAGCACTGGTCCAGCTCTCATCAGAGCAGATGGGAGGAAATGAGACAAGGAGAGGTGGCCACTTTCAATTATTGAGATGCATCCACTGGCTTACTCAGACAATTCATTACTATCGAAATATCTCTTGCAGCCTTTTTACAAAGATTTTACATACATTTCGTTTGAGCAAATTGATTTGTCTTTTCTCCAAACCCACTTGTCCCATCCGTCTCTAATCTGCCCCCTGCAGTCGTTCTGTGACAACTGGCTGGCCCAGGACTCAGACAAGGCCCGCTTCATGAAGAGCATCTTCAAACACACCATGGACACCGTAGCCACTTGTGCTCGCTACCAACGGGAGATGGCGGCTGGCCCGGGTTTCGTGTCGTGCGACTCGTACGCCATGGCAGCGGCCATTGATGACAGTTTCGTGTGGGTGTCTGAGCCGGTGGCCGTTACCGTGGAGCTTCAGGGGACCTACACACGGGGCATGATGGTCCTGGACAAGCTGGGAGTCCTGGAGAAGGAGCACCAAGTTCTCATCATGAGGACGGTGGACCTGGAGAGCTTCAAGGGGATGTTGATGGACTCCCTGAAGTAATAAGCGCTGGGCTGGGAACTACACCTATACCGCTGTCCCATATTGCTTTCAATTGTTTATTTTTGGGGAGGGCTCAAATTCCACTCTTCGTAATGAGTTTTGTACAAATAGATCTTGATAAGGGGGACAGTTTGAGGTGGTGGATATGTCTGATGGTAATACAATCATTTTACATTATCAGGAAATAAATGTTCTACAATGTTAATTTTTTGATATTGTCTTACTATATTACAGCAAATGTTATCAGTTACTTGTTTTAGATTGCATTTCTTTCCTGTTAATGAAAAGGGGGATAAAGTAAAACCTTTTTATTGAAAGTGCTCAGGAATGTACACTCAGAGAAACGCCCCTTAATCCAATTGAAATACAAATTCATTACTTCTATTTCTCTTCAATAAACAAGATTTTCAGTAcgtcatatttaaaaaaaaaaataagaaaagaaAACAAACCGAGATATAATCTTAAAAACAATCCACGATTTGTGTATCTTACAGCCAAAGTATTATTTACAAAGTATACAAAACGGCATCACCCCATCCAATCACATTCCAGAATGAAAGCATTGTCCATGAGTCCCCCGCCTGTCTGTGGGCTCTGGTCCTGACTCCAGAGTGTCTACTGGACGCGGTACTTGTAGAACCAGCAGAGGCCCTTGGTGAAGTTCcatcccagggagagagagatgatgtagAGGAGAACTAGCAGGGCGAAGGGGTAGAGCAGAACCACTGTGTTCTGCAGTTGGGGCAATGCtgagggacagtgagagaggaACTGGAGTAAATATACAGTTGCTAGACGTAACCATTGTTAGAGGGTCTGATGGTTTCACCCccagtgaactatccctttaaaggtgaagcatccgcttgtcgtttccactcactaccaaatatggcagTGAGAggaagtggcaggtagcctagtggttaagagcattgggacagtaaccgaaagggtcctggtttgaatccctgcgCCGATTAGGTGGGGGAAATATGtctatgcccttgagcaaggcacttaaccctgatTACTCTGgataatagcatctgctaaatgactgaaatgtaaaatgAAGCCCAGTGGCCAGCAGAGGAAGGATGACTGACATTCTTCAAGttttgaaacatttgatctcaatacagttttctgttcccaaaactagaatctgttatgaacagagtggactaagtcttatagactttaccctttgccaaagttgtAAAAAACCacattgtttagaaggagtgcaaaggcAAATTGAGTTACAGCGCATGGGCACTTAAAGGAAATATGCAGATGCATGCTAGAACGGGCCAATAGGATCCatctagctcgtgcttggctatAGAGAAAACTGTTATAGGGGGCCTCACCGTTGTATCCCAGGAATGTGATGTATAGATAGTAGCTGATGGCTGTCAGCCACAGACTGTTCCCTACAAAGTACCCCAGGAACCAGTCTGAGTTTATAACTACGATATCTGAAACAAACAGCAGAGATCAGACACCGTTAAACAAATAACACCTTAACATGttagaaatgtgtaataacaAGTCTGCACTCACGGTTTATAAAGAAGAGCTGTAGGAAGTGCAGGATGACAAGCAGGGGGTAGAAGGCATTGAGATGCACATCGAATGCGTAGCCCCACTCTACATCATAGTCCTTACTGGGCGGCTTCAGCAGGTACTTATTGGTGATGAACCTGGGGATACAGcagacaggaaagggcctttagAAGAGCATGGGGAAGGACCAGCATTTAAACATTTGCACAGCCCGAAGACAACCTCTAGCCTGTATCTGAAGGGACCAGATAGACATACACACAATGATGCTTCTGGCCTCATAGGCTTCCAGCCATCCCATACACCTTACGTCCATCTAGCTCTTTCTGTAAATCTCTACTCACCACATGAGTGTGGAGATGAGCAGGCCCACGCCGATGCAGTCTATGAACACCACCCACAGCAGCAGCTTCAGAGTCTCCACAAAGCCCATGTCCAGCACCAGCCCAAAGCCCACTGTGGACACTACACACAGAGGACGAGGGACAAAAGCATAAAGATGATAATATTGTAAATTGTAATATATTTGTTATTTATCAGGATCCCAATTAGCTGC encodes the following:
- the LOC129859821 gene encoding protein unc-50 homolog, whose product is MQCRSTSWSLTGSFYVFSCPEEIFFTEEKELSSKNRRFSSTMLPTTSPQNGSLSARDAARHTAGAKRYKYLRRLLHFKAMDFEFAVWQMLYLFTSPQRVYRNFHYRKQTKDQWARDDPAFLVLLSIWLCVSTVGFGLVLDMGFVETLKLLLWVVFIDCIGVGLLISTLMWFITNKYLLKPPSKDYDVEWGYAFDVHLNAFYPLLVILHFLQLFFINHIVVINSDWFLGYFVGNSLWLTAISYYLYITFLGYNALPQLQNTVVLLYPFALLVLLYIISLSLGWNFTKGLCWFYKYRVQ
- the LOC129859820 gene encoding uncharacterized protein LOC129859820 isoform X4, yielding MASLNVGSTYSNYTDFNNAVTAFENENFVQFYRRDARTIEKVKRLNPRHHYNPELKYVNIHLTCIHGGRNFLSHSKGVRPKTSTCRVGCPALIKVKTTEDGERLVVKEMVKIHNHEVSEAAFKHYPKRRQLCPAERAKCSELLTKYDGNKSLVIEELTKVTGKVILPKDIHNIAATMNCPPKCERKKQEVTKGIRMVMDTDTKLREQARKRRPGSAFKDPRRSEKKLVLDVDTGVDDAQAIMMALAAPNVEVLGITCVSGNTSLENSCRNTLRVLKVCQRLEIPVFSGAAEPLMGHPLSAGSFHGQDGLGDAPDPDAPGLELLQTEGAVEAIIRLVNENPGEVCLVAMAPLTNLAIAVKIDPTLPQKLKGLFIMGGNTD
- the LOC129859820 gene encoding inosine-uridine preferring nucleoside hydrolase-like isoform X2 translates to MVKIHNHEVSEAAFKHYPKRRQLCPAERAKCSELLTKYDGNKSLVIEELTKVTGKVILPKDIHNIAATMNCPPKCERKKQEVTKGIRMVMDTDTKLREQARKRRPGSAFKDPRRSEKKLVLDVDTGVDDAQAIMMALAAPNVEVLGITCVSGNTSLENSCRNTLRVLKVCQRLEIPVFSGAAEPLMGHPLSAGSFHGQDGLGDAPDPDAPGLELLQTEGAVEAIIRLVNENPGEVCLVAMAPLTNLAIAVKIDPTLPQKLKGLFIMGGNTDSRGNTTVCGEFNFAADPEAAYIVLNRFFCPTYIATWEFCCENKLPWSFCDNWLAQDSDKARFMKSIFKHTMDTVATCARYQREMAAGPGFVSCDSYAMAAAIDDSFVWVSEPVAVTVELQGTYTRGMMVLDKLGVLEKEHQVLIMRTVDLESFKGMLMDSLK
- the LOC129859820 gene encoding inosine-uridine preferring nucleoside hydrolase-like isoform X1 produces the protein MASLNVGSTYSNYTDFNNAVTAFENENFVQFYRRDARTIEKVKRLNPRHHYNPELKYVNIHLTCIHGGRNFLSHSKGVRPKTSTCRVGCPALIKVKTTEDGERLVVKEMVKIHNHEVSEAAFKHYPKRRQLCPAERAKCSELLTKYDGNKSLVIEELTKVTGKVILPKDIHNIAATMNCPPKCERKKQEVTKGIRMVMDTDTKLREQARKRRPGSAFKDPRRSEKKLVLDVDTGVDDAQAIMMALAAPNVEVLGITCVSGNTSLENSCRNTLRVLKVCQRLEIPVFSGAAEPLMGHPLSAGSFHGQDGLGDAPDPDAPGLELLQTEGAVEAIIRLVNENPGEVCLVAMAPLTNLAIAVKIDPTLPQKLKGLFIMGGNTDSRGNTTVCGEFNFAADPEAAYIVLNRFFCPTYIATWEFCCENKLPWSFCDNWLAQDSDKARFMKSIFKHTMDTVATCARYQREMAAGPGFVSCDSYAMAAAIDDSFVWVSEPVAVTVELQGTYTRGMMVLDKLGVLEKEHQVLIMRTVDLESFKGMLMDSLK
- the LOC129859820 gene encoding uncharacterized protein LOC129859820 isoform X6, yielding MASLNVGSTYSNYTDFNNAVTAFENENFVQFYRRDARTIEKVKRLNPRHHYNPELKYVNIHLTCIHGGRNFLSHSKGVRPKTSTCRVGCPALIKVKTTEDGERLVVKEMVKIHNHEVSEAAFKHYPKRRQLCPAERAKCSELLTKYDGNKSLVIEELTKVTGKVILPKDIHNIAATMNCPPKCERKKQEVTKGIRMVMDTDTKLREQARKRRPGSAFKDPRRSEKKLVLDVDTGVDDAQAIMMALAAPNVEVLGITCVSGNTSLENSCRNTLRVLKVCQRLEIPVFSGAAEPLMGHPLSAGSFHGQDGLGDAPDPDAPGLELLQTEGAVEAIIRLVNENPGEVGTKRCAW
- the LOC129859820 gene encoding inosine-uridine preferring nucleoside hydrolase-like isoform X5; this encodes MTRCSRHALVFQRRHVRSDSQTIVKHNLAAFKDPRRSEKKLVLDVDTGVDDAQAIMMALAAPNVEVLGITCVSGNTSLENSCRNTLRVLKVCQRLEIPVFSGAAEPLMGHPLSAGSFHGQDGLGDAPDPDAPGLELLQTEGAVEAIIRLVNENPGEVCLVAMAPLTNLAIAVKIDPTLPQKLKGLFIMGGNTDSRGNTTVCGEFNFAADPEAAYIVLNRFFCPTYIATWEFCCENKLPWSFCDNWLAQDSDKARFMKSIFKHTMDTVATCARYQREMAAGPGFVSCDSYAMAAAIDDSFVWVSEPVAVTVELQGTYTRGMMVLDKLGVLEKEHQVLIMRTVDLESFKGMLMDSLK
- the LOC129859820 gene encoding inosine-uridine preferring nucleoside hydrolase-like isoform X3, yielding MGFPYRQYQIFFTAARLSLITYDSIPILYCVSSPFIPISRCMTRCSRHALVFQRRHVRSDSQTIVKHNLAAFKDPRRSEKKLVLDVDTGVDDAQAIMMALAAPNVEVLGITCVSGNTSLENSCRNTLRVLKVCQRLEIPVFSGAAEPLMGHPLSAGSFHGQDGLGDAPDPDAPGLELLQTEGAVEAIIRLVNENPGEVCLVAMAPLTNLAIAVKIDPTLPQKLKGLFIMGGNTDSRGNTTVCGEFNFAADPEAAYIVLNRFFCPTYIATWEFCCENKLPWSFCDNWLAQDSDKARFMKSIFKHTMDTVATCARYQREMAAGPGFVSCDSYAMAAAIDDSFVWVSEPVAVTVELQGTYTRGMMVLDKLGVLEKEHQVLIMRTVDLESFKGMLMDSLK